The stretch of DNA CCGAAGCCTTTGTGACATTGATAGTTGAGCATCACCCGTGCCTGGAGGCATATCAACAACAAGAACATCAAGATTTCCCCAAGCTACTCCCCTTGTCATCTTCTCGAGAGCACTCATTACCTGATACCAAGGAAAAAAACGTAGCATTGAGAACATAGAACCAACACGTGCCAAAAGAACACATAATTGGAAATACAAAACTACAGTATCATTTACTACACACGTAAAGGACTCTCCATGATCAATGGATTCCAAGGTAGCAAAAATCCATGGCCATTACCAGACATAAACAAAGGGCAACAAAGAACTGTtctgtaaatatttttagcAGTAAGCCTGTAACTAAGATAAGTTTGAATTAGTCACTTCACGCATCTATAAGATTTGATCAGGAAAACATCTGTGGCATGGAAtgggggaaaaaaaagaaattgtcCATGTCTACATCCACGCTCGCAAGGATCCTATCGCCCCAGACCAGTTTTATTGCCCTAAAGGCACACAAATGGAAAGCAAGATAAGCTGCAACAGCAAGTGTATGGTACATTTCAGTTGATGTTTCTCATGTGTTAAGGATGCAAAACAAAATGAAACCAATTTACAGGAAAAATGTCCAGCAAGAATACTGAAAAGTTAACAGAAGCACATGGAAAGACAAACCATAGGACCTCTCCAAACAATTGGTGCATCTTTGTCAACCAGAAAACCAATAGACATACATCGCACTCCATGGTTCTCAATTGGAATCATCTTCATGTCTGTAAACAAAATATAGTAACGAATTTAAATGAAGCCACAATGACATACCATGGTTGCAACAATAAGCAAAATGGCACATGCATAatatcttttttaaaaaatccaTTTTTTCATTGACATGTTAGAATGATAGTATCCAGGAATTGTAATGATAGAGAGGGAACCATAAGGTCAGAGTTATCAGATAAATTGGTAGACATCTTTTGAAAATAATGCCGAATGCTCTTCGAAAAAGCTATATTCAGCTCACGACTTAGGTAATATAGAGCTTGAGACTGTGATGAATGAAAAATGTTTTTGTCATGTAAATTTAAGAGTGCCTGGAGTTCAGTTATTGAACTAATTTGGTCAAAATGTGATAAATTTGATTTGCAGTTTCAACTGAACCAAAACTACTGCAATGGGCTCAATTATTTAAGTACATGGAGCTATCTGCATAGTCTACTCCGCAGTAAACATTTAGGCTAAAGAAAGTAATTTGAATACTAAGAATAAACTAAGTAAATTGTTTTACTTCACCATATCTGGACACACATAAGCAATCTGGCTGCAGGATGACAAAGCAGACTACAGAACAATAAATAACCACTAACCCTAGCTGATTCTTTCAGCATAGAATTAACTTGTGATTTTACTTTAGAAAGGTTACATCAAGCCAACCTTTCTTCCATTTCTCTGGTATATTTCAGTTCAGATAAATAATTATTGCAGATGAGAACTGAATAAACAACATATTTATTAGTTGGAATATGGAAATGTGATACACTACCATGATAAAAGAAAACTAAAAAAAGTACCACAACCTTGTCCgctttaaaataaaaatatccATTTTTTCTACTCTATGAGACTATGACTTGTTCTGAAAGAGATTTAACTGATACCTTCACTTACTTCAGGCTTGGCATGGAGATTCATCATTGTGGGAATTGATGGACCATATATGTCAGCATCTAGTAAACCAACCTTAAGCTTAAACTCCTTGGCAAGTGCTACAGcaaagttaactgcacaaaaAATAAGTACCAAGATGAAGGTAAAATGTCCCATGCCATGATGTTTAAGCACGAGCACTGTAAATTCACAATCTTTAGTTACATCAACTCATGAAAAAAagtcatttaaaaaaaactcatgAAAAAAAGTGGGCTTGCCTATGAGTGTGGACTACCAAGAAATATGGCAATCGCTAGCCATCTTGGGATTACATTGTCCAGTAAAGCTGAAATTATGCACCTAAAAAGTTGGCATCTATCCTTCCCAAACACCTACTCATATGTAATGGACAAATCATCTAGCACCATTTCTCATTCAAGATAGTCAATTGGAAGAGTCTGCAATATAGCGCCATTCTGCATCGATGTGAATTCACAAATTCCATGTTCGGAGTGGGCCAGTGGGGATATTGCTTAAGAGATTTTCAAGAGTTAATATGATTTTGTACCAAACTCCATGGGGATCTCCAGCGTGCAGAAAAGAAAGTTTGAAACCTGCAGTGGTCGACTTGCCGACTCCGCCTTTCCCGGAGGCGACCGCGATGATGTCACCTacgccggcgatggaggggcCGCCTTTCGCCAAGGCGCTGTAGGATCTCCTACTTCCAAGCGAGCCCTAGATAAAATGAAGTTCAAAATTTGGAGAAACTGAGCAACGAACAAGCACAAAAAAAGCTGCATATTTGCAGAGCGCTCTTGGGGTGTGGGAATCGAGTCCCGGCCTCACCGCGCGAGAGGCGACCCGGAGCATCGAGAAGAGATTGTTATTCCGCCGCgcggtgtgggggggggggggggggggcagtcgGCAGTGGCTGTAGGCGGTGCGGAAGaggagggccggcggccggcgcgggtgaTGGAGTGAGGCTGAGCCCTGAGCCGTGGAGGAACTGGATCGGGAAATGCAAGCGGCGCGGGTTATCCGCGAATCCGCTGCTGGATGAGCCCGCGCCGCGAACCCGTGcaacccgcgccgccggcgcggatcTATTCGTGCGGAGAAATTGGGGACATCTATTCATCGCGTGGCAGAAGCTAACGAGCCGGAAGGGTGGAGCGCGGGCACACGCCGGTACGcgcggcttttttatttttatatttttaaaaaatattttttacagaaatatattttcggttttacattttacagttttgtacccctaccgtcCGGCAGGGGCGGCAGGGATctacatgtaaataaatataaattgtTTTTGCGCGGAGGCCCGTGGTGGGAGCTTGCCGACCCTTACCGGGCGGCAATCACCTGCCGCCTGGTGGAGGGGCAGCAGGCCCCCCCAAATATAAAAACTGAGCGAATTCTAAAAGGGTTGACCAATTTGATACAATGAACGAAATTTAAATTGAACGTTAAACAAGATACCACGTAAgatattacattgaaggtttcattcattacaaccaaattctatagaaatacGCACTGCCAACTAATTAAGCGGCAGCTGTAATGAATTCTAAAGGGAGGTAATgaatgaaaccttcaatgtaatatcTCATGTGGTATCTTGTTTAACGTTCAATTTGAATTTCGTTCATTGTATCAAATTGGCCAGCCCCTTTAGAATTCgctcagcttttatatttgggggagcctgccgccccctgccgggcgacAGGCTcccaccaagggcctccgcgCAAAAACAATTTATATGTAGATTCCTAGGGgacggtaggggtacaaaactgtaaaatatgaaaccgaaaatatatttctgtaaaaaacgattttgaaaaatatatataaaaaacgCCCGGCACGCTGTACCGGTCACGGAAGATGGAGGCCCAATAAACTAGTAGACCCATGAAGCTCACGGAAGATATAGGCCCAATAGGCTAGCAGACCCATGAAGCTAATTTTTTTCGTTATTTGCTGTCACTTGCTGCCTTATTTTCCACTTTGTAAACTTTAAATATGTTTACACTCTAAAAGTTTTTGGAAAACAGAGATAGAAAAATaagattgtttcaaaacatTCCATATTTCTTTCAGAACAATTCAAAGTGTTCctatttgtttcaaaacatttCAGATTGTTCAGAAGAAATGTTTAACtaaaaaatttcacaaataaAGCTAAGCAAACATGAAACAGTTCAGATTGTTTAGAATGAAATGTTTAACTAAAAGGTTCCCAAAAATGTTCATCAATCATTTCATATTGTTTagaatgtttaaaaatattccagatttgtttgagaacaatttTAAATGTTTCTATTTGTTTGAAAACATTTCAGTTTGTTTAGAAGAAGTGTTTTCCTAAAAAGGTTCATAAAAAAAGTCAGCAAACCATTTCAGATTGCTTAGATGAAAAGTGTGTAAttaaaaatttcacaaaaaatGGTCATCAAACAATTCAGATTGTTTAGACGAAATGTTCAATTAAAAAGTTCGCAAAAAATGATCATCAAATATTTCAGAATGTTTAGAAATGTTGAAAACATTCCAGATTTGTTTTAGAACAAATTAAAGTGTTCCTATTTGTTTGAAAACATTTTAGTTGTTCAGAAGAATTTTTAAATGAAAAAGTTTACAAAAAAGGTTTGCAAACATTTCAGATTGTTTAGATGAAAATGTGTAACTAAAAAGTTCACAAAAAATGGTCATCAAACAATTCAGATTGTTTAGATTGTTTCAAAAACATtcttgtaacaccccgggtgtttgcacagtaattaaataagtgtccgcacagtaatggtgtaggtttgctttgcatcatgtgcttgaaatgcttaaaaaggatctttttgtaattatgaaagggtatatgtgtaattatgattttatgcaaggtcctttctgcagttgtgttgaataggttgtgtaattatagttttagtggagggtgtttgtgcaaaatttcagtgcatttaatgcatggtagtcaatTTTGCTTAAAGGtttacatttgaagtgaaattgctttgaaaaagacaaaattcctggaattcaaaaatccttcaacgattttaattttaactcttgaatctttggtcaaataaatttttgcacaacataaaagttgtagatcttgaaaagttgaacaactttcatgttgggcacttttccatttgagctttggtttaaaagttattgcttgtttacagaaaggtccctggaacttttggaaattgcaaaatcgcccttatgaccatctccccctctctgctctgcttctcgccgccggccaccgacagcgccgcccgccgacgccttcccggctttcccggccatcaattcgccgtgcgctggctcccacgcgtcgccggcgagctcctccccctcctgttgcctcgcgctggagcccccacccctcgccacgcgcccccgccgagcccagaacctccccggcggccgccaccgcgacgccgccgtggagagcccaaacccgaggcccagctctcgatctttcgcgcgcctgagcactacaagaagccccgcgcTCTATTCCCCTCCTCTTTTAGCCAGTTAcctaaccccacgccccagaacgccgccgccgctcaccccgaacgccggcgagcttcaccccgccgcggagccgccaccccagacccgctctacccctacagcccccacctttagcaccgcctcgacctcgcgcagctcccaggccacttcccctcgcctgaacctcaccggagcaccctcgccgtcgcttgcctccgccgccgacccgccctgctccgccgagccgccgcttccgagcccctccgcgcaaccctaggccacccagaggtgtgccttgcacccgtgaagctcacgcacccctcccctctcgccgccggtgagcccctcgccgggaaacggccggtcaaccgccgcctcccctctctgacccggcccagggacctcgggttgaaaggaaagaaaacccagggggttatttgcataggcctagactcagatgaatagtgccagtaggggctgctttgtaatattttcagtgaactttgaaattctagatcaattcatagaaaattcgtaaaatagcaaatcttgatgttttggaatccttttgaagagctctatgcagtagaaccataatatgttaggctttagttgcaagtttttgctgtataaatggttttgtgtcactagataaagaaatactagatgtttaatctttttcttatctggtgcttgaaagctgatattgctatgaaattttggtggtagtttacttatgtaacactagcttttctataaaaatttcatggtcagttctcttgtgtagctatttatttgttttaatctttgtttagtacactttatttatggtaaatagtttctgtttgtaataaatcatgattttattttgacatgttctttttgagtagtttagtttgtccaggaagtttaagcttcagttcatggctagatcagtagttaaaattgatttttgttaaactgatgtctgttttgtttattttctcagaataaattctatgtagataaaatcatgaaaaattaacagtagctagatcatccctgtgtagatctcatgttaaattttgagcttctgatcttctttagtttgacctgtgtaattcttgcttgttctagatgttatcgtagtaaatgattttttgtgtttaaatggttaaatgtcttggcatgattttt from Panicum virgatum strain AP13 chromosome 9K, P.virgatum_v5, whole genome shotgun sequence encodes:
- the LOC120650319 gene encoding iron-sulfur protein NUBPL, which gives rise to MLRVASRAGSLGSRRSYSALAKGGPSIAGVGDIIAVASGKGGVGKSTTAVNFAVALAKEFKLKVGLLDADIYGPSIPTMMNLHAKPEVSEDMKMIPIENHGVRCMSIGFLVDKDAPIVWRGPMVMSALEKMTRGVAWGNLDVLVVDMPPGTGDAQLSMSQRLRLSGALIVSTPQDIALIDARRGANMFRKVQVPILGLVENMSCFKCPKCGENSYIFGEGGAKRTAEEMDMKLLGEIPLEIGIRTGSDEGKPIVISSPNSASARAYIHVAEKVTERLKELANEQQKGPEILL